Proteins from one Penicillium digitatum chromosome 2, complete sequence genomic window:
- a CDS encoding Cytoplasmic dynein 1 light intermediate chain: MSSSPNPGSKAAGTSSRPTSKDGSKKNIWSSLLDTVANGKRLPEKNLLVLGGTPDSQREFLDTFSADTSADPSLANDKRKGKGRTPPIANQFALGYTYRDVLDADKEDTLARVSAYLLSEPSPSFAPLLKPLLTPKSVPETLVVILMDWSDPWTWVRRLREWTRLLRSVLVSLDDETKFVMEETMTEWRDRKRGIDPSSAAAGGMSNSSGPVTIPLGPGEWDEGLGIPMCVVCQGADKIEKLEKDYGWHEEQFDFVLQFLRTILLKHGASLIYTTPFLANSLQGLVHSSLGIHSLLKRESLKHNVIDRDKILVPANWDSWGKIRIIREGFDMEGVSTAWSIEIQDPPESIYQSTDDNQQSENSPTEEGTSAVTMFEQTITDPKRGAANPNGNTTKIEIETTDLQDFFAAQVEKLEELKAKDEKENSNQPIPQLEMSPMADEGKVNDHIGPVQFNMGGIQVDADDMLKKLRDREASRTLKKESPYAGTGGNDEKAHNQALANFFAGLVKKPGPSPRGSPSA, translated from the exons ATGTCCTCCAGTCCGAATCCTGGGTCGAAGGCAGCCGGAACGAGCAGTCGACCAACGAGCAAAGATGGCTCCAAGAAGAACATTTGGTCCTCTCTATTAGATACTGTTGCCAACGGCAAGCGCTTGCCTGAAAAGAACTTGCTAGTGCTAG GTGGCACGCCGGACAGCCAAAGAGAATTTCTAGATACTTTTTCTGCAGATACGTCTGCAGACCCCAGCTTAGCAAATGACAAGCGGAAAGGTAAAGGGAGAACACCACCAATCGCCAATCAGTTTGCGCTTGGATACACATATCGAGATGTCCTCGATGCGGATAAGGAAG ATACTCTGGCCCGTGTCTCGGCCTATCTGCTTTCGGAGCCTTCTCCGTCATTTGCACCTCTCCTCAAACCACTCCTGACTCCCAAGTCCGTCCCGGAAACACTAGTTGTTATCTTGATGGACTGGTCAGACCCATGGACATGGGTTCGACGGCTAAGAGAATGGACCCGTCTACTGCGCTCTGTGCTCGTTTCGCTTGACGATGAAACCAAATTCGTTATGGAAGAGACTATGACGGAATGGCGCGATCGCAAAAGGGGAATTGATCCCAGTTCTGCAGCTGCAGGCGGCATGTCAAACTCAAGCGGTCCGGTCACAATACCTCTAGGACCTGGTGAGTGGGATGAGGGCCTCGGAATCCCAATGTGTGTTGTCTGCCAAGGG GCGGATAAGATCGAAAAACTGGAGAAAGATTATGGATGGCATGAAGAGCAGTTCGACTTCGTTCTCCAGTTCCTCAGAACGATTCTTCTGAAGC ACGGCGCATCGCTCATTTATACTACCCCATTTCTTGCAAACTCTCTTCAGGGCCTAGTTCATTCTTCTCTGGGCATACACTCTCTTTTGAAAAGAGAATCATTAAAACATAATGTGATTGACCGAGACAAGATCCTGGTGCCAGCTAACTGGGACTCGTGGGGTAAGATCCGAATTATTCGGGAAGGATTTGACATGGAAGGAGTATCGACAGCGTGGTCAATTGAGATCCAGGATCCTCCCGAGTCAATCTATCAATCCACCGACGACAACCAGCAGAGTGAGAACAGCCCAACAGAAGAAGGCACAAGCGCAGTGACCATGTTCGAACAGACGATCACCGATCCCAAACGAGGCGCGGCCAACCCCAATGGCAACACGACCAAGATTGAAATCGAGACCACTGACCTCCAAGACTTCTTCGCTGCCCAAGTGGAGAAACTAGAGGAACTCAAAGCCAAGGATGAAAAGGAGAATTCAAATCAGCCAATCCCCCAACTAGAGATGTCTCCCATGGCCGACGAAGGCAAAGTCAACGATCACATCGGCCCTGTACAGTTCAACATGGGCGGAATTCAAGTGGACGCCGATGATATGTTGAAAAAGCTTCGG GACCGTGAGGCTAGCCGAACCCTAAAGAAAGAGAGCCCATATGCAGGCACCGGCGGCAATGATGAGAAAGCCCACAACCAAGCCTTGGCGAACTTCTTCGCTGGCCTCGTCAAGAAACCTGGCCCAAGTCCTCGTGGCAGCCCCTCAGCTTGA
- a CDS encoding Rho guanyl nucleotide exchange factor (Rom2), putative → MADLGGQRSRNYRPHGPASSTQRDAAYSDIFGGAPPAGRSHTMNSQTPQFSQARAHTMSSHVTQPQFQRPPPPPTRQMPNGQGPPSAPPNGYPIPPQSGQYQAYNPGASATMSSYQPPRHNPNTQQRFAAYPRPQRLESRPSPTPQYPDLRDFNRAMPPPALNSDSSRSRSMAKLSGPPYQTPPSNFNHTSATASRREQYHAGAQVTQLGRPVPEKHANERAMSMTSWSSDRDPHIMNSGRPIPHRRPPSSHDQQIPIRYDSTMQPSPDESVASRQPSDASQRSRTMSMASTVAPDRTMSVQSQATQASSGQVTLVSRDSQRKVPVVYPALLSLVAEVFREKISLGERQKNGLSYQNAFSGTDSVDLISSIIRTNDRNLALLLGRALDAQKFFHDVTYDHRLRDAPGEVYQFKETMGEDKSTIEVNGVFTLLTECYSPTCNRDTLCYSIACPRRLEQQARLNLKPQQVLGTSESKTALPPDDDDDNDNQKLWISTVPKEVSDSVDDHEKKRQEIIFEVMYTERDFVKDLEYLRDFWMRPLRAAGTATHSPIPEHRREKFIRTVFGNCLEVLKVNSALCEALNARQKESPVVQTIGDIFCQHVPNFDPFIKYGANQLYGKYEFEKEKASNPAFAKFVEDTERLKESRKLELNGYLTKPTTRLARYPLLLEGVYKNSADGTPDKEDIPKAIKLIKDFLSRVNAESGKAENHFNLVQLNAALKFNSADYVDLKLTEENRQMLMKMSFKKTTADSSDVTAYLFDHAVLLVRVKVVNKREESRVYRKPIPLELLVIAQMEEVIPRLGIAKRPSSSLLSNKTVINNPPPAKDGGLPITFRHLGKGGYEQTLYATSGATRRKFIEAVEQQQHKLWERNSNFYNKTILSEGFFAAVNRINCLVPIDGGRKLVYGTDNGIFVSERWPKDKTAKPRKVLEATQVTQIDTLEEYQLLLVLANKTLSSYPMDALDYVEGQNSMAKRPKKIQGHANFFKAGIGLGRHLVCSVKTSALSSTIKVYEPMDNLAKGKKKSAVSKMFQGGQDTLKPFKEYYIPAESSSIHFLRSTLCVGCARGFEVVSLETTETQSLLDQADTSLDFVARKENVKPIHIERLNGEFLLNYSDFSFFVNRNGWRARPDWRIAWEGNPNSFALSYPYILAFEPNFVEIRHVETSELTHLMTGKNIRMLHSSTREIIYAYEDEQGYDTVASLDFWTNKPQPAAT, encoded by the exons ATGGCGGATTTGGGGGGCCAACGTAGCCGGAATTACCGGCCTCACGGACCCGCCTCGTCCACGCAGCGGGATGCAGCGTATTCTGACATCTTCGGAGGCGCACCACCCGCAGGACGCTCCCATACCATGAACTCGCAGACCCCACAATTCTCCCAGGCTCGCGCTCATACCATGTCGTCGCATGTCACACAACCCCAATTTCAAAGACCGCCGCCTCCGCCAACACGGCAGATGCCAAATGGACAAGGACCGCCATCGGCACCACCAAATGGATACCCTATTCCCCCACAGTCTGGGCAATATCAGGCCTACAATCCAGGGGCCTCGGCAACAATGTCTTCATATCAGCCCCCTCGACACAACCCAAATACCCAACAACGCTTTGCTGCCTATCCTCGACCTCAACGCCTCGAGTCAAGACCAAGCCCTACTCCGCAATACCCAGACCTTAGGGATTTCAATCGCGCTATGCCTCCTCCTGCGCTGAATTCTGATTCGTCCCGGTCAAGATCAATGGCAAAACTAAGCGGGCCGCCTTATCAAACCCCTCCAAGCAACTTCAATCACACATCTGCCACTGCCTCTCGCCGTGAGCAGTATCATGCTGGGGCCCAGGTCACACAGCTCGGTCGACCTGTCCCAGAAAAACATGCGAACGAACGAGCTATGTCTATGACTTCCTGGTCATCGGATCGGGATCCGCATATTATGAACAGCGGAAGGCCAATTCCACACCGCAGACCTCCGTCAAGTCACGACCAGCAGATTCCAATAAGGTACGACTCAACGATGCAGCCCAGTCCTGATGAGTCTGTTGCATCTCGTCAACCAAGCGATGCATCACAGAGATCTCGGACTATGTCCATGGCATCCACCGTTGCGCCCGATCGGACGATGAGCGTTCAAAGCCAAGCCACACAGGCCTCCTCCGGTCAAGTTACCCTTGTTTCTAGGGACTCGCAGCGGAAAGTTCCGGTGGTATATCCTGCATTACTTTCTCTCGTCGCTGAGGTTTTCAGGGAGAAGATCTCACTCGGCGAACGACAGAAAAACGGTCTCTCGTACCAGAATGCTTTCTCTGGTACTGATTCGGTTGACTTGATCAGCTCTATCATCAGAACCAACGACCGCAACCTCGCTCTTCTGCTCGGCCGTGCGCTGGATGCTCAAAAGTTCTTCCACGATGTCACATATGACCACCGTCTTCGAGATGCACCCGGAGAGGTCTACCAATTTAAGGAAACAATGGGAGAAGACAAGTCGACAATCGAGGTTAATGGTGTCTTCACCCTCTTAACTGAATGTTATTCTCCTACTTGCAACCGGGACACACTCTGCTATTCCATTGCTTGTCCGCGACGACTCGAGCAGCAAGCCAGGTTGAATCTGAAACCTCAGCAGGTACTGGGAACATCGGAATCCAAAACTGCTCTTCCTcccgatgatgatgacgacaATGATAATCAAAAGTTGTGGATTAGCACAGTGCCCAAGGAGGTCTCGGACTCTGTTGACGATCACGAGAAGAAACGACAGGAGATTATCTTCGAGGTCATGTACACGGAGCGTGATTTTGTCAAGGATCTAGAATATTTGCGAGATTTCTGGATGCGACCATTGCGCGCTGCTGGAACCGCCACTCACTCCCCAATTCCGGAGCACCGGCGTGAGAAGTTCATCCGAACCGTGTTTGGCAACTGCTTGGAAGTTCTCAAGGTTAACAGCGCTCTTTGTGAAGCCCTGAATGCTCGACAAAAGGAGAGTCCAGTCGTTCAAACCATTGGTGACATCTTTTGTCAACATGTTCCCAATTTTGATCCTTTTATCAAATATGGTGCCAACCAACTTTACGGAAAGTACGAGTTTGAGAAGGAAAAAGCATCAAACCCAGCCTTCGCCAAATTTGTTGAGGACACGGAACGTCTCAAGGAATCCCGAAAGCTAGAATTGAACGGTTACTTGACGAAGCCTACAACTCGTCTTGCAAGATACCCGCTTTTGCTTGAAGGTGTTTACAAAAATAGTGCGGATGGAACTCCTGACAAGGAAGATATTCCGAAGGCCATCAAGCTGATCAAGGACTTCCTTTCGCGTGTCAATGCCGAAAGTGGAAAAGCGGAGAACCATTTCAATTTGGTCCAACTGAACGCTGCGCTGAAGTTCAACTCAGCGGACTATGTTGATTTGAAGCTTACAGAGGAAAATCGGCAAATGCTCATGAAGATGTCATTCAAGAAGACTACAGCCGATAGTTCCGATGTTACTGCGTATCTCTTTGACCATGCCGTCTTGCTAGTTCGTGTCAAAGTGGTGAATAAACGCGAGGAATCTCGAGTTTATAGGAAACCCATTCCTTTGGAACTGTTAGTAATCGCTCAGATGGAAGAGGTTATCCCACGACTGGGTATTGCCAAAAGACCTTCGTCCAGTCTCCTGTCCAACAAGACTGTCATCAACAATCCCCCTCCTGCCAAAGATGGCGGCCTGCCTATCACGTTTAGACATCTCGGCAAAGGTGGTTACGAACAAACTCTCTATGCAACGAGCGGCGCCACACGGCGGAAGTTTATTGAAGCAGTAGAGCAGCAACAACACAAACTGTGGGAGCGAAACAGCAATTTCTACAACAAGACGATCCTGAGCGAGGGCTTCTTCGCAGCGGTCAACCGGATCAACTGTCTTGTTCCGATTG ACGGAGGCCGAAAGCTGGTCTACGGGACTGATAATGGTATATTCGTCTCTGAACGCTGGCCCAAGGACAAAACTGCAAAACCAAGAAAGGTTCTAGAGGCCACTCAAGTCACGCAAATCGACACTCTAGAAGAGTACCAGCTGCTTTTGGTTTTGGCAAACAAAACCCTTTCTTCTTATCCAATGGACGCTCTCGATTACGTTGAGGGCCAGAACAGCATGGCAAAACGGCCCAAGAAAATTCAGGGTCATGCCAACTTTTTCAAGGCAGGCATTGGTCTCGGTCGTCATCTTGTCTGTTCGGTCAAAACATCGGCGCTGTCAAGTACTATCAAGGTCTACGAGCCGATGGACAATCTGgcaaagggaaaaaagaagTCTGCTGTCAGCAAAATGTTCCAGGGTGGCCAGGATACTCTTAAGCCATTCAAG GAATACTACATCCCTGCCGAGTCTTCTTCCATTCACTTCCTGCGCTCTACTTTGTGCGTCGGTTGTGCACGTGGCTTTGAAGTGGTCAGTTTGGAAACAACGGAGACGCAGTCTCTACTTGACCAAGCCGACACATCTCTTGATTTTGTGGCACGAAAGGAGAATGTCAAGCCCATCCATATTGAGCGTTTGAACGGCGAGTTCCTACTCAACTATAGTGATTTCTCATTCTTCGTCAACCGCAACGGGTGGCGAGCCCGTCCGGACTGGAGGATCGCCTGGGAAGGCAACCCGAACTCTTTCGCCTTGTCCTACCCTTACATCCTGGCGTTCGAACCCAATTTCGTTGAAATTCGACACGTCGAAACAAGTGAATTGACGCATCTTATGACCGGCAAGAATATTCGCATGTTACACAGTTCCACTCGCGAG ATTATCTACGCCTACGAAGATGAGCAAGGATATGACACTGTTGCCAGTTTAGATTTCTGGACCAACAAGCCACAGCCAGCCGCCACTTGA
- a CDS encoding coiled-coil domain-containing protein-domain-containing protein — protein sequence MPHFPKDSGFTVKDASSAKTAVTVKNRRKRYLDFHPEYFSAGLELADPLLYDRLIRRFQTTQEREAEGRAKGFSGVLETDLLRSEAKLDAISNPDPNAMMSYTRGPDGEILAEDRDEIPPNKEEGERLWRWEMGLRFMQGNDSDFDYKTVDQNDEYDDHADEQDRYFEDEEPEWVIDGIREDDAHPNLQGETGIQDF from the exons ATGCCACATTTCCCAAAGGATTCCGGATTCACGGTCAAAGATGCGTCCAGCGCAAAAACAGCTGTCACTGTCAAAAACCGTCGCAAGCGGTATCTGGACTTCCACCCAGAATACTTCTCGGCGGGGCTTGAGCTAGCCG ACCCGTTACTATACGATCGCCTCATCCGCAGATTCCAGACAACGCAAGAAAGAGAGGCCGAGGGGCGAGCGAAGGGGTTCTCAGGTGTTTTGGAAACTGACCTCCTGCGTTCTGAAGCCAAGTTGGATGCGATCTCAAACCCGGACCCTAACGCCATGATGAGCTACACTCGCGGTCCAGATGGGGAAATCCTTGCCGAGGACCGTGACGAGATACCCCCAAATAAGGAGGAAGGCGAGCGACTCTGGCGGTGGGAGATGGGATTGCGTTTCATGCAAGGCAATGACTCTGATTTCGACTACAAGACTGTTGATCAAAATGACGAATACGATGACCACGCGGATGAGCAAGACAGATATTTCGAGGACGAGGAGCCTGAATGGGTGATTGACGGCATTCGCGAGGACGACGCTCATCCAAATCTCCAGGGTGAAACAGGCATTCAGGATTTCTGA
- a CDS encoding Phosphatidylinositol 3,5-bisphosphate-binding protein, putative, translating to MNTRQSIDESTGPYSLSATFNHDNSCFSVGLDTGFCVYNANPCELKVLRDFNAGIGVAEMLGQSNYLAIVGGGKNPKFPQNKLIIWDDAKQKAAITLEFRTSVLGVRLSKSKIVAVLLNSVHIFSFSNPPQKLSVFETSDNFLGLACLDNKVLAFPGRSPGQVQLIELETNNISIIPAHSTPLRAMALSPNGSLLATASESGTLVRIFATGNCTKLAELRRGVDHAVVFSISFSPSNTLLAVTSDKSTLHIFDIPHQQPVNHRSQSPSPASEEAAPSQKWGILGKIPLLPRVFSDVYSFASAHFEIGEQANLGSPHVPPMGPSFGRPQIGLIGWYDDQTLLVVGSGKEGRWEKFVLREGEEGKRYCSRDGWKRYLG from the exons ATGAATACCCGCCAATCCATCGATGAGTCCACCGGGCCATATTCACTCTCAGCAACATTTAATCACGATAACAGCTGCTTCTCAGTGGGCTTAGATACCGGGTTTTGTG TATACAACGCCAACCCTTGCGAGCTCAAGGTTTTGAGAG ATTTCAATGCGGGCATTGGGGTTGCGGAGATGCTTGGCCAGTCAAACTACTTAGCTATTGTCGGGGGTGGAAAAAATCCCAAGTTCCCACAGAACAAG TTGATTATATGGGACGATGCCAAACAGAAAGCAGCCATCACGCTTGAATTCCGCACCTCCGTCCTCGGTGTCCGCCTCTCcaaatcaaaaatcgtcGCTGTTTTATTGAACAGCGTTCATATATTCTCATTCTCCAATCCTCCCCAGAAACTCTCTGTCTTTGAGACATCCGACAACTTTTTAGGGCTGGCCTGTCTCGATAACAAGGTGCTGGCCTTTCCGGGTCGGTCCCCGGGCCAAGTCCAATTGATTGAGCTGGAGACCAACAATATCAGCATCATACCCGCACATAGCACACCGTTGCGTGCTATGGCCCTAAGTCCCAATGGGAGTTTGCTGGCGACTGCGAGTGAGTCA GGAACTTTGGTTCGTATATTCGCTACAGGGAATTGCACCAAGCTGGCAGAATTGCGACGCGGTGTTGATCACGCAGTGGTTTTCTCAATTTCCTTTTCGCCGTCCAATACTCTGCTGGCAGTAACATCTGACAAGTCCACTCTCCACATCTTTGATATCCCCCACCAGCAACCCGTCAATCATCGCAGTCAGTCACCGTCACCAGCATCCGAGGAAGCAGCTCCTAGCCAGAAATGGGGAATCCTTGGCAAAATTCCCCTGCTTCCTCGTGTCTTCTCGGATGTTTATTCATTTGCCAGCGCACATTTCGAGATTGGCGAACAAGCCAACCTGGGCTCCCCGCATGTCCCGCCGATGGGGCCATCATTTGGTCGACCTCAAATAGGCCTCATAGGCTGGTACGATGACCAGACTCTGTTGGTAGTTGGCTCTGGGAAAGAAGGGCGTTGGGAGAAATTTGTGCTTCGAGAGGGCGAGGAAGGAAAGAGATACTGCTCGCGGGATGGCTGGAAAAGATACCTTGGTTGA
- a CDS encoding Septin AspA, putative, whose product MSSALNAIRRKKNVKKGIQFCLMVCGASGTGRTTFVNTLCGKQVLEGKDADDAANAHLEEGVRIKPVTVELELDEEGTRIALTIVDTPGFGDQIDNEASFGEIVGYLERQYDDILAEESRIKRNPRFRDNRVHALLYFITPTGHGLRELDIELMKRLSPRVNVIPVIGKADSLTPAELAESKKLIMEDIEHYRIPVYNFPYDIEEDDEDTVEENAELRGLMPFAIVGSEDFVEIDNRKVRARQYPWGVVEVENPRHSDFLAIRSALLHSHLADLKEITHDFLYENYRTEKLSKSVDVGSGGYDSAMNPEDLASQSHRLKEEQLRREEEKLREIEIKVQREIAEKRQELLARESQLREIEARMQREQQSQGNVGEAANGEA is encoded by the exons ATGTCGTCAGCCCTCAACGCG ATTCGTCGCAAGAAGAATGTCAAGAAGGGTATCCAATTCTGTTTGATGGTGTGCGGCGCCAGTGGAACAG GTCGCACAACTTTTGTCAACACTCTCTGCGGCAAGCAGGTTCTGGAGGGCAAGGATGCCGATGATGCTGCCAATGCTCACCTTGAAGAGGGTGTCCGTATTAAGCCCGTGACTGTCG AGCTCGAGTTGGACGAGGAAGGAACCCGCATCGCCCTGACTATCGTCGATACCCCCGGATTTGGTGACCAGATTGACAACGAGGCCAG CTTTGGCGAGATTGTCGGTTACCTCGAGCGTCAATATGATGATATTCTTGCAGAGGAGTCGCGAATTAAGCGTAACCCTCGATTCAGGGATAACAGAGTGCACGCTCTGCTCTACTTCATCACACCCACCGGTCACGGTCTCCGTGAACTAGATATTGAATTGATGAAGCGCCTCTCTCCCCGTGTTAATGTCATTCCTGTCATCGGAAAGGCCGACTCGCTCACCCCCGCCGAATTGGCCGAGTCCAAGAAACTGATCATGGAGGACATTGAACACTACCGCATTCCCGTTTACAACTTCCCCTACGACatcgaggaggatgatgaggatacTGTGGAGGAGAACGCCGAGCTTCGTGGACTGATGCCCTTCGCCATTGTCGGCTCcgaagactttgttgagatTGACAACCGGAAAGTCCGCGCGCGTCAGTACCCATGGGGTGTTGTCGAGGTTGAGAACCCTCGTCACTCAGACTTCCTGGCTATCCGTAGCGCTTTGCTCCACAGTCACTTGGCTGATCTGAAGGAGATCACTCACGACTTCCTTTATGAGAACTACCGTACCGAGAAGCTCAGCAAGAGCGTCGATGTTGGATCTGG TGGCTATGATTCTGCTATGAACCCCGAAGATCTTGCCTCCCAGTCTCACCGCCTCAAGGAGGAGCAGCTCCGCcgcgaggaggagaagctcCGTGAGATTGAAATCAAGGTACAGCGTGAGATTGCTGAGAAGCGACAGGAGCTGTTGGCTCGCGAGAGCCAGCTCCGAGAGATCGAGGCTCGCATGCAGCGGGAGCAGCAAAGCCAGGGCAATGTCGGCGAAGCAGCCAACGGAGAGGCCTAG
- a CDS encoding Nucleotide-binding, alpha-beta plait, with the protein MNSIRQVQALNKRELEHAIPPEASWHADYRDTAYIYIGGLPFDLSEGDVIAIFSQYGEPVHVNLVRDKETGKSKGFAFLKYEDQRSTDLAVDNLGGATVMGRLLRVDHARYKRKDDEEEQDNVAKLMGDSAASENKKVKEHDRRELEEMRPILKEEKELEELIRNHDEEDPMKEFLIEEKKEEVAAAIQLWNSTKKSSRRRDDSRERSSRHHRRHRSRSPRHPKGEKNPEGTDHQGIRARPSPEDTAVTEIGTIAAIESYTRYYHIKSPTVVYDAATNLSR; encoded by the exons ATGAATTCTATTCGCCAGGTCCAGGCGCTCAATAAGCGCGAGCTTGAGCATGCGAT ACCCCCAGAGGCATCATGGCATGCAGACTACCGCGACACAGCCTATATCTACATCGGAGGGCTTCCATTTGATCTATCGGAAGGTGACGTTATCGCGATTTTCTCGCAGTATGGAGAACCGGTACATGTCAATCTAGTTCGCGACAAGGAAACAGGCAAGAGCAAGGGATTTGCCTTTCTGAAATATGAGGACCAGCGCAGCACGGATCTTGCCGTGGATAACCTCGGCGGTGCAACTGTCATGGGCCGCTTGCTTCGGGTGGATCATGCGCGCTATAAGCGgaaggatgatgaggaagagCAGGACAATGTCGCCAAGTTGATGGGAGATTCGGCTGCTAGTGAGaacaagaaggtcaaggagCATGACCGGAGAGAACTCGAAGAAATGCGACCGATACTGAAAGAGGAGAAGGAGCTAGAAGAACTGATTCGGAACCACGACGAGGAAGACCCGATGAAGGAATTTCTCAtcgaggagaagaaagaagaggtCGCTGCTGCAATTCAGTTGTGGAACAGCACCAAGAAGTCATCTAGACGACGCGATGACAGCAGAGAACGATCAAGCCGGCACCACCGCCGACACCGCTCCCGCTCCCCTC GTCACCCGAAAGGGGAGAAAAATCCAGAAGGGACCGATCACCAAGGAATTCGCGCTCGCCCGAGTCCCGAAGACACCGCAGTGACCGAGATAGGCACGATCGCCGCCATTGAAAGCTATACGAGATATTATCATATAAAGTCCCCCACGGTTGTCTACGACGCTGCTACAAATCTTTCTCGCTGA
- a CDS encoding Spermine/spermidine synthase family protein encodes MSVQDMLRHIDVRRFTTGVVLLILLAFYSPLSKLVLSPTYGSLPAHIFHNFGVAIFGGVGWLLKDQILKRLGRLGGFMLPVLAFWVPTLQYFIKQQSSKIGNPTGPVITELCGYYPLVLLTVAYAGKQIQTALRLEAQGDVIAEHVPLIGTYIFYSAGDHIAQFVLSWIVGTSVLFTRVGMQILLAAAYAALIPSKWLVLAIPSIIFSVTSNVHFAGISGVNSAIEHEGYSLLARQEAYTGYISVLENQNDGFRVMRCDHSLLGGQWTKWASGYQPEVEDPIYAVFAMLEAVRLVEPDHGIPRIDADSKALIIGLGVGTTPSALIKHGIETTIVEIDPVVHKFATQYFNLPPNHIPVIEDATKFVKKAESSPNTPQYDYIVHDVFTGGAEPAELFTYEFLSGLHSLLKEDGAIAINYAGDLTLYPTGLVVRTIQAVFPSCRIFREEPAGEDEDTDFTNMVLFCKKSSNTPIQFRDPVPADFLRSKSRESYLVPKHELDPAMFASWPEAGRSLLWAKEVGRLYKYQDRSALKHWAIMRKVLPDAVWENW; translated from the exons ATGTCTGTCCAGGACATGTTGCGACACATTGATGTCCGCCGGTTCACTACCGGCGTGGTTTTGCTGATCTTGCTTGCCTTCTACTCGCCCCTTTCGAAGCTTGTCTTGTCTCCAACATATGGATCACTCCCCGCGCATATCTTCCATAATTTTGGAGTAGCCATCTTCGGTGGGGTCGGATGGCTACTTAAGGATCAAATTCTCAAGCGCCTGGGCCGTCTCGGTGGTTTCATGCTCCCTGTGTTGGCATTCTGGGTTCCGACTCTCCAGTACTTTATCAAGCAGCAAAGCTCTAAAATTGGCAACCCCACAGGCCCAGTGATCACAGAGCTTTGCGGTTACTATCCTCTGGTGCTGTTGACCGTCGCCTATGCTGGAAAGCAAATTCAGACTGCTTTGAGACTCGAAGCGCAGGGCGACGTGATCGCTGAGCATGTGCCCTTGATAGGTACGTATATCTTCTATTCAGCTGGCGATCACATTGCCCAATTTGTTCTTTCATGGATTGTTGGGACTTCGGTACTTTTTACCAGAGTCGGCATGCAAATACTCCTCGCGGCCGCCTACGCTGCGCTCATCCCATCAAAATGGCTAGTCTTGGCCATTCCCTCTATAATTTTCTCAGTGACCTCAAATGTCCATTTCGCTGGAATTAGTGGTGTCAATTCTGCAATTGAACACGAAGGTTACTCTCTCTTGGCACGACAAGAAGCTTACACAGGATACATTTCTGTTTTGGAAAATCAGAATGACGGATTCCGGGTTATGCGCTGCGATCACAGTCTGCTCGGTGGACAGTGGACCAAGTGGGCATCAGGCTACCAGCCTGAGGTTGAAGATCCTATCTATGCTGTCTTCGCCATGCTCGAGGCTGTCCGTCTGGTTGAGCCGGACCATGGTATTCCCCGCATCGACGCAGACAGCAAGGCTCTGATCAT TGGTCTTGGAGTCGGCACCACCCCATCTGCACTCATCAAACACGGCATTGAAACTACCATCGTCGAAATCGACCCTGTCGTGCACAAGTTCGCCACTCAGTATTTCAACCTTCCGCCCAACCACATCCCCGTCATTGAAGACGCCACAAAATTCGTCAAGAAGGCAGAATCCTCCCCAAACACACCCCAGTATGACTATATCGTCCACGATGTATTCACCGGCGGTGCCGAGCCCGCCGAACTCTTCACATACGAATTCCTCTCAGGCCTCCACTCGCTCCTCAAGGAAGATGGTGCCATTGCTATC AACTACGCTGGTGACTTGACGCTCTACCCAACCGGTCTCGTCGTCCGCACTATTCAGGCGGTCTTCCCATCTTGCCGCATTTTCCGCGAAGAACCCGCCGGAGAGGACGAAGACACCGACTTCACCAACATGGTTCTCTTCTGCAAGAAAAGCTCCAACACACCGATTCAATTCCGTGACCCTGTGCCGGCAGACTTCTTGCGCAGCAAGTCTCGTGAAAGCTATCTGGTTCCCAAGCACGAACTCGACCCTGCCATGTTTGCCTCTTGGCCTGAGGCTGGCAGATCTCTTCTGTGGGCGAAGGAGGTCGGAAGGTTGTACAAGTACCAGGATCGCAGTGCGCTCAAGCACTGGGCTATCATGCGCAAGGTTCTGCCTGATGCCGTGTGGGAGAACTGGTGA